One window from the genome of Hippoglossus hippoglossus isolate fHipHip1 chromosome 10, fHipHip1.pri, whole genome shotgun sequence encodes:
- the nfkb1 gene encoding nuclear factor NF-kappa-B p105 subunit isoform X1 has translation MAGEDHYLHSNNQIFDNMIMDAPWEFQPYAAMSQTTSLRTADGPFLQILEQPKQRGFRFRYGCEGPSHGGLPGASSEKNRKTYPTVKIGNYQGPARVVVQLVTALPTLPQLHAHSLVGKQCDKGICITDLQPKDSSISFPNLGILHVTKKNVAKTLEERMIEAFRMGYNCGVSIHPEIDALQGEVRVPRDLHDHQRSVISSAASLQAKEMDLSVVRLLFTAFLPDSDGGFSRRLEPVVSEPIYDSKAPNASNLKIVRMDRTAGCVTGGEEVYLLCDKVQKDDIQVRFYEEDDSAVTWEALGDFSPTDVHRQFAIVFKTPKYRDQNLQRPTSVFVQLKRKSDNETSEPKPFTYHPQIIDKEEVQRKRQKTLPNFQDFSGHGGGGGLYRGGGPAAGGGPGSAGGGAGGFIQGFTTYNYGGGGGGGGGGFSTGYSAGLAGGGGGGGFSTGYSAGLGGGGGGGAGAAIKHASQSDTVDDSDPDDDDSGAAVRASAQTGGVEVGGRTEEGGVSVEPEPDTADERWVHGTSRQLEALFHFSVTGDPVYLLAPQRPLMAAQDEDGDTGLHLAVLHSQQAALKSLTQVVSALPGEEVLNMRNHLYQTPLHLAVITQQSEAAEALLLAGADPTLTDRHGNTALHLAAQQEGGGAMVQFLLQHQEVRGLMEHNNTAGLCPIHLAVLANQLSSLRELLEGGANVEAQERSCGRTALHLATEADNVSLAGCLLLEGNADVDCCTFNGSTPLHTAAGRGSVKLTALLVAAGADPHKENYEPLFFREDECCHDDADEDEGYIPGTTPFNMAATTQVIELLNGKEYEAKTPHGAVSRPQGDLASLDVGVKQEVCCALESEGCWEKLAHSLGLGILNTAFRLSPSPAKTLLDSYEVSGGTVSDLLAGLRSVGECRALSILEEALRRSEETSTSVESRVKADVRIDSGVCDSGVELSTA, from the exons atcgGTAACTACCAGGGTCCAGCCCGGGTTGTGGTCCAGCTTGTGACGGCGCTCCCCACCCTCCCTCAGCTTCACGCTCACAGTCTGGTGGGAAAACAGTGTGACAAAGGAATCTGCATCACGGACCTGCAGCCCAAAGACTCCAGCATCAG tttccCAAACCTGGGGATTCTCCATGTAACGAAGAAGAACGTGGCGAAGactctggaggagaggatgatcGAGGCGTTCAGGATGGGATACAACTGTGGCGTCTCCATCCACCCAGAGATTGATGCCCTGCAGGGGGAGGTTCGAGTCCCCCGAGACCTCCACG atcACCAGCGCAGTGTGATCAGCAGTGCAGCGTCTCTACAGGCTAAAGAAATGGACCTCAGTGTGGTGCGGCTCTTGTTCACGGCGTTCCTCCCCGACAGTGACGGAGGTTTCTCCAGACGACTGGAACCCGTCGTGTCTGAACCGATCTACGACAGCA AGGCTCCGAACGCCTCCAACCTGAAGATCGTGAGGATGGATCGAACCGCCGGCTGCGTgacgggaggagaggaggtttATCTGCTGTGCGACAAAGTCCAGAAAG ATGACATCCAGGTCCGGTTCTATGAAGAAGACGACTCGGCGGTGACCTGGGAGGCTCTGGGAGATTTCTCACCGACAGACGTCCACAGACAG TTCGCCATCGTCTTCAAGACTCCGAAGTACCGAGACCAGAACCTGCAGAGGCCGACGTCCGTGTTCGTCCAGCTGAAGAGGAAGTCCGACAACGAGACCAGTGAACCCAAACCCTTCACCTACCACCCCCAGATCATCG ACaaggaggaggtgcagaggaagaggcagaagacTTTGCCCAACTTTCAGGACTTCAGCggccatggaggaggaggaggtctgtacagaggaggaggtccagcagcaggaggaggccctggctctgcaggaggaggagcaggcg GTTTTATCCAGGGTTTTACTACCTATAActatggaggaggaggaggaggaggaggaggaggtttctCCACAGGATACTCAGCTGGtctggcaggaggaggaggaggaggaggtttctCCACAGGATACTCGGCTggcctgggaggaggaggaggaggaggagcaggagcagccaTCAAACACG CGTCTCAGAGCGACACCGTGGACGACAGCGATCCAGACGACGATGACTCGGGGGCCGCGGTGCGAGCTTCAGCCCAGACTGGAGGcgtggaggtgggggggaggacggaggaggggggggtcagTGTGGAGCCAGAACCAGACACAG cagatgAGCGGTGGGTCCATGGGACCAGCCGACAGTTGGAGGCTCTCTTCCACTTCTCTGTAACAGGTGACCCAGTTTACCTGCTGGCTCCACAGCGCCCCCTGATGGCAGCGCAGGACGAGGACGGGGACAC CGGGCTCCATCTGGCGGTCCTCCACAGCCAGCAGGCGGCGCTGAAGAGTCTGACCCAGGTGGTTTCTGCTCTGCCTGGAGAGGAAGTTCTCAACATGAGGAACCACCTGTACCAG ACTCCTTTGCACCTGGCGGTGATCACGCAGCAGAGCGAGGCGGCCGAGGCGCTGCTATTGGCCGGAGCCGACCCCACGCTGACCGATCGCCACGGCAACACAGCTCTTCACCTGGCGGCacagcaggaaggaggaggagctaTGGTCCAGTTTCTACTACAACACCAGGAAGTGAGAGGACTGATggagcacaacaacacagcag gTCTGTGCCCGATCCACCTGGCTGTTCTGGCCAATCAGCTGTCTTCTCTCAGGGAGCTCCTGGAGGGCGGGGCCAACGTGGAGGCTCAGGAGCGCAGCTGTGGAAGGACCGCCCTCCACCTCGCCACGGAGGCCGACAACGTGTCGCTGGCCGGCTGCCTGCTGCTGGAG GGAAATGCAGACGTAGACTGCTGCACCTTTAATGGCTCCACCCCcctccacactgctgcaggGAGGGGCTCCGTCAAGCTCACAGCGCTCCTGGTGGCGGCAG GGGCCGACCCTCATAAAGAGAACTATGAGCCGCTGTTCTTCAGAGAGGACGAGTGTTGCCATGACGACGCAGACGAAGACGAAGGCTACATCCCAGGAACCACTCCGTTCAACATGGCCGCCACCACCCAG GTGATTGAGCTTCTCAACGGAAAAGAGTACGAAGCCAAAACTCCTCACGGAGCCGTGAGCCGACCACAAG GTGACCTGGCGAGCCTGGATGTGGGGGTGAAGCAGGAAGTGTGTTGTGCCCTGGAGAGTGAAGGATGCTGGGAGAAGCTGGCTCACAGTCTGGGCCTTGGGATCCTAAACACGGCGTTCAGACTGAGCCCCTCCCCCGCCAAGACACTGCTGGACAGCTACGag GTTTCGGGGGGGACGGTCAGTGACCTGTTGGCTGGTCTGAGGTCAGTGGGAGAGTGCAGAGCGCTGAGCATCCTGGAGGAGGCGCTGCGTCGCTCTGAGGAAACGTCGACGAGCG tcgagTCTCGGGTGAAGGCGGACGTTCGGATTGACAGCGGCGTCTGTGACAGTGGGGTGGAGCTTTCCACAGCGTAA
- the nfkb1 gene encoding nuclear factor NF-kappa-B p105 subunit isoform X2, protein MAGEDHYLHSNNQIFDNMIMDAPWEFQPYAAMSQTTSLRTADGPFLQILEQPKQRGFRFRYGCEGPSHGGLPGASSEKNRKTYPTVKIGNYQGPARVVVQLVTALPTLPQLHAHSLVGKQCDKGICITDLQPKDSSISFPNLGILHVTKKNVAKTLEERMIEAFRMGYNCGVSIHPEIDALQGEVRVPRDLHDHQRSVISSAASLQAKEMDLSVVRLLFTAFLPDSDGGFSRRLEPVVSEPIYDSKAPNASNLKIVRMDRTAGCVTGGEEVYLLCDKVQKDDIQVRFYEEDDSAVTWEALGDFSPTDVHRQFAIVFKTPKYRDQNLQRPTSVFVQLKRKSDNETSEPKPFTYHPQIIDKEEVQRKRQKTLPNFQDFSGHGGGGGLYRGGGPAAGGGPGSAGGGAGGFIQGFTTYNYGGGGGGGGGGFSTGYSAGLAGGGGGGGFSTGYSAGLGGGGGGGAGAAIKHASQSDTVDDSDPDDDDSGAAVRASAQTGGVEVGGRTEEGGVSVEPEPDTDERWVHGTSRQLEALFHFSVTGDPVYLLAPQRPLMAAQDEDGDTGLHLAVLHSQQAALKSLTQVVSALPGEEVLNMRNHLYQTPLHLAVITQQSEAAEALLLAGADPTLTDRHGNTALHLAAQQEGGGAMVQFLLQHQEVRGLMEHNNTAGLCPIHLAVLANQLSSLRELLEGGANVEAQERSCGRTALHLATEADNVSLAGCLLLEGNADVDCCTFNGSTPLHTAAGRGSVKLTALLVAAGADPHKENYEPLFFREDECCHDDADEDEGYIPGTTPFNMAATTQVIELLNGKEYEAKTPHGAVSRPQGDLASLDVGVKQEVCCALESEGCWEKLAHSLGLGILNTAFRLSPSPAKTLLDSYEVSGGTVSDLLAGLRSVGECRALSILEEALRRSEETSTSVESRVKADVRIDSGVCDSGVELSTA, encoded by the exons atcgGTAACTACCAGGGTCCAGCCCGGGTTGTGGTCCAGCTTGTGACGGCGCTCCCCACCCTCCCTCAGCTTCACGCTCACAGTCTGGTGGGAAAACAGTGTGACAAAGGAATCTGCATCACGGACCTGCAGCCCAAAGACTCCAGCATCAG tttccCAAACCTGGGGATTCTCCATGTAACGAAGAAGAACGTGGCGAAGactctggaggagaggatgatcGAGGCGTTCAGGATGGGATACAACTGTGGCGTCTCCATCCACCCAGAGATTGATGCCCTGCAGGGGGAGGTTCGAGTCCCCCGAGACCTCCACG atcACCAGCGCAGTGTGATCAGCAGTGCAGCGTCTCTACAGGCTAAAGAAATGGACCTCAGTGTGGTGCGGCTCTTGTTCACGGCGTTCCTCCCCGACAGTGACGGAGGTTTCTCCAGACGACTGGAACCCGTCGTGTCTGAACCGATCTACGACAGCA AGGCTCCGAACGCCTCCAACCTGAAGATCGTGAGGATGGATCGAACCGCCGGCTGCGTgacgggaggagaggaggtttATCTGCTGTGCGACAAAGTCCAGAAAG ATGACATCCAGGTCCGGTTCTATGAAGAAGACGACTCGGCGGTGACCTGGGAGGCTCTGGGAGATTTCTCACCGACAGACGTCCACAGACAG TTCGCCATCGTCTTCAAGACTCCGAAGTACCGAGACCAGAACCTGCAGAGGCCGACGTCCGTGTTCGTCCAGCTGAAGAGGAAGTCCGACAACGAGACCAGTGAACCCAAACCCTTCACCTACCACCCCCAGATCATCG ACaaggaggaggtgcagaggaagaggcagaagacTTTGCCCAACTTTCAGGACTTCAGCggccatggaggaggaggaggtctgtacagaggaggaggtccagcagcaggaggaggccctggctctgcaggaggaggagcaggcg GTTTTATCCAGGGTTTTACTACCTATAActatggaggaggaggaggaggaggaggaggaggtttctCCACAGGATACTCAGCTGGtctggcaggaggaggaggaggaggaggtttctCCACAGGATACTCGGCTggcctgggaggaggaggaggaggaggagcaggagcagccaTCAAACACG CGTCTCAGAGCGACACCGTGGACGACAGCGATCCAGACGACGATGACTCGGGGGCCGCGGTGCGAGCTTCAGCCCAGACTGGAGGcgtggaggtgggggggaggacggaggaggggggggtcagTGTGGAGCCAGAACCAGACACAG atgAGCGGTGGGTCCATGGGACCAGCCGACAGTTGGAGGCTCTCTTCCACTTCTCTGTAACAGGTGACCCAGTTTACCTGCTGGCTCCACAGCGCCCCCTGATGGCAGCGCAGGACGAGGACGGGGACAC CGGGCTCCATCTGGCGGTCCTCCACAGCCAGCAGGCGGCGCTGAAGAGTCTGACCCAGGTGGTTTCTGCTCTGCCTGGAGAGGAAGTTCTCAACATGAGGAACCACCTGTACCAG ACTCCTTTGCACCTGGCGGTGATCACGCAGCAGAGCGAGGCGGCCGAGGCGCTGCTATTGGCCGGAGCCGACCCCACGCTGACCGATCGCCACGGCAACACAGCTCTTCACCTGGCGGCacagcaggaaggaggaggagctaTGGTCCAGTTTCTACTACAACACCAGGAAGTGAGAGGACTGATggagcacaacaacacagcag gTCTGTGCCCGATCCACCTGGCTGTTCTGGCCAATCAGCTGTCTTCTCTCAGGGAGCTCCTGGAGGGCGGGGCCAACGTGGAGGCTCAGGAGCGCAGCTGTGGAAGGACCGCCCTCCACCTCGCCACGGAGGCCGACAACGTGTCGCTGGCCGGCTGCCTGCTGCTGGAG GGAAATGCAGACGTAGACTGCTGCACCTTTAATGGCTCCACCCCcctccacactgctgcaggGAGGGGCTCCGTCAAGCTCACAGCGCTCCTGGTGGCGGCAG GGGCCGACCCTCATAAAGAGAACTATGAGCCGCTGTTCTTCAGAGAGGACGAGTGTTGCCATGACGACGCAGACGAAGACGAAGGCTACATCCCAGGAACCACTCCGTTCAACATGGCCGCCACCACCCAG GTGATTGAGCTTCTCAACGGAAAAGAGTACGAAGCCAAAACTCCTCACGGAGCCGTGAGCCGACCACAAG GTGACCTGGCGAGCCTGGATGTGGGGGTGAAGCAGGAAGTGTGTTGTGCCCTGGAGAGTGAAGGATGCTGGGAGAAGCTGGCTCACAGTCTGGGCCTTGGGATCCTAAACACGGCGTTCAGACTGAGCCCCTCCCCCGCCAAGACACTGCTGGACAGCTACGag GTTTCGGGGGGGACGGTCAGTGACCTGTTGGCTGGTCTGAGGTCAGTGGGAGAGTGCAGAGCGCTGAGCATCCTGGAGGAGGCGCTGCGTCGCTCTGAGGAAACGTCGACGAGCG tcgagTCTCGGGTGAAGGCGGACGTTCGGATTGACAGCGGCGTCTGTGACAGTGGGGTGGAGCTTTCCACAGCGTAA
- the nfkb1 gene encoding nuclear factor NF-kappa-B p105 subunit isoform X3: MAGEDHYLHSNNQIFDNMIMDAPWEFQPYAAMSQTTSLRTADGPFLQILEQPKQRGFRFRYGCEGPSHGGLPGASSEKNRKTYPTVKIGNYQGPARVVVQLVTALPTLPQLHAHSLVGKQCDKGICITDLQPKDSSISFPNLGILHVTKKNVAKTLEERMIEAFRMGYNCGVSIHPEIDALQGEVRVPRDLHDHQRSVISSAASLQAKEMDLSVVRLLFTAFLPDSDGGFSRRLEPVVSEPIYDSKAPNASNLKIVRMDRTAGCVTGGEEVYLLCDKVQKDDIQVRFYEEDDSAVTWEALGDFSPTDVHRQFAIVFKTPKYRDQNLQRPTSVFVQLKRKSDNETSEPKPFTYHPQIIDKEEVQRKRQKTLPNFQDFSGHGGGGGLYRGGGPAAGGGPGSAGGGAGGFIQGFTTYNYGGGGGGGGGGFSTGYSAGLAGGGGGGAAIKHASQSDTVDDSDPDDDDSGAAVRASAQTGGVEVGGRTEEGGVSVEPEPDTADERWVHGTSRQLEALFHFSVTGDPVYLLAPQRPLMAAQDEDGDTGLHLAVLHSQQAALKSLTQVVSALPGEEVLNMRNHLYQTPLHLAVITQQSEAAEALLLAGADPTLTDRHGNTALHLAAQQEGGGAMVQFLLQHQEVRGLMEHNNTAGLCPIHLAVLANQLSSLRELLEGGANVEAQERSCGRTALHLATEADNVSLAGCLLLEGNADVDCCTFNGSTPLHTAAGRGSVKLTALLVAAGADPHKENYEPLFFREDECCHDDADEDEGYIPGTTPFNMAATTQVIELLNGKEYEAKTPHGAVSRPQGDLASLDVGVKQEVCCALESEGCWEKLAHSLGLGILNTAFRLSPSPAKTLLDSYEVSGGTVSDLLAGLRSVGECRALSILEEALRRSEETSTSVESRVKADVRIDSGVCDSGVELSTA; encoded by the exons atcgGTAACTACCAGGGTCCAGCCCGGGTTGTGGTCCAGCTTGTGACGGCGCTCCCCACCCTCCCTCAGCTTCACGCTCACAGTCTGGTGGGAAAACAGTGTGACAAAGGAATCTGCATCACGGACCTGCAGCCCAAAGACTCCAGCATCAG tttccCAAACCTGGGGATTCTCCATGTAACGAAGAAGAACGTGGCGAAGactctggaggagaggatgatcGAGGCGTTCAGGATGGGATACAACTGTGGCGTCTCCATCCACCCAGAGATTGATGCCCTGCAGGGGGAGGTTCGAGTCCCCCGAGACCTCCACG atcACCAGCGCAGTGTGATCAGCAGTGCAGCGTCTCTACAGGCTAAAGAAATGGACCTCAGTGTGGTGCGGCTCTTGTTCACGGCGTTCCTCCCCGACAGTGACGGAGGTTTCTCCAGACGACTGGAACCCGTCGTGTCTGAACCGATCTACGACAGCA AGGCTCCGAACGCCTCCAACCTGAAGATCGTGAGGATGGATCGAACCGCCGGCTGCGTgacgggaggagaggaggtttATCTGCTGTGCGACAAAGTCCAGAAAG ATGACATCCAGGTCCGGTTCTATGAAGAAGACGACTCGGCGGTGACCTGGGAGGCTCTGGGAGATTTCTCACCGACAGACGTCCACAGACAG TTCGCCATCGTCTTCAAGACTCCGAAGTACCGAGACCAGAACCTGCAGAGGCCGACGTCCGTGTTCGTCCAGCTGAAGAGGAAGTCCGACAACGAGACCAGTGAACCCAAACCCTTCACCTACCACCCCCAGATCATCG ACaaggaggaggtgcagaggaagaggcagaagacTTTGCCCAACTTTCAGGACTTCAGCggccatggaggaggaggaggtctgtacagaggaggaggtccagcagcaggaggaggccctggctctgcaggaggaggagcaggcg GTTTTATCCAGGGTTTTACTACCTATAActatggaggaggaggaggaggaggaggaggaggtttctCCACAGGATACTCAGCTGGtctggcaggaggaggaggaggaggag cagccaTCAAACACG CGTCTCAGAGCGACACCGTGGACGACAGCGATCCAGACGACGATGACTCGGGGGCCGCGGTGCGAGCTTCAGCCCAGACTGGAGGcgtggaggtgggggggaggacggaggaggggggggtcagTGTGGAGCCAGAACCAGACACAG cagatgAGCGGTGGGTCCATGGGACCAGCCGACAGTTGGAGGCTCTCTTCCACTTCTCTGTAACAGGTGACCCAGTTTACCTGCTGGCTCCACAGCGCCCCCTGATGGCAGCGCAGGACGAGGACGGGGACAC CGGGCTCCATCTGGCGGTCCTCCACAGCCAGCAGGCGGCGCTGAAGAGTCTGACCCAGGTGGTTTCTGCTCTGCCTGGAGAGGAAGTTCTCAACATGAGGAACCACCTGTACCAG ACTCCTTTGCACCTGGCGGTGATCACGCAGCAGAGCGAGGCGGCCGAGGCGCTGCTATTGGCCGGAGCCGACCCCACGCTGACCGATCGCCACGGCAACACAGCTCTTCACCTGGCGGCacagcaggaaggaggaggagctaTGGTCCAGTTTCTACTACAACACCAGGAAGTGAGAGGACTGATggagcacaacaacacagcag gTCTGTGCCCGATCCACCTGGCTGTTCTGGCCAATCAGCTGTCTTCTCTCAGGGAGCTCCTGGAGGGCGGGGCCAACGTGGAGGCTCAGGAGCGCAGCTGTGGAAGGACCGCCCTCCACCTCGCCACGGAGGCCGACAACGTGTCGCTGGCCGGCTGCCTGCTGCTGGAG GGAAATGCAGACGTAGACTGCTGCACCTTTAATGGCTCCACCCCcctccacactgctgcaggGAGGGGCTCCGTCAAGCTCACAGCGCTCCTGGTGGCGGCAG GGGCCGACCCTCATAAAGAGAACTATGAGCCGCTGTTCTTCAGAGAGGACGAGTGTTGCCATGACGACGCAGACGAAGACGAAGGCTACATCCCAGGAACCACTCCGTTCAACATGGCCGCCACCACCCAG GTGATTGAGCTTCTCAACGGAAAAGAGTACGAAGCCAAAACTCCTCACGGAGCCGTGAGCCGACCACAAG GTGACCTGGCGAGCCTGGATGTGGGGGTGAAGCAGGAAGTGTGTTGTGCCCTGGAGAGTGAAGGATGCTGGGAGAAGCTGGCTCACAGTCTGGGCCTTGGGATCCTAAACACGGCGTTCAGACTGAGCCCCTCCCCCGCCAAGACACTGCTGGACAGCTACGag GTTTCGGGGGGGACGGTCAGTGACCTGTTGGCTGGTCTGAGGTCAGTGGGAGAGTGCAGAGCGCTGAGCATCCTGGAGGAGGCGCTGCGTCGCTCTGAGGAAACGTCGACGAGCG tcgagTCTCGGGTGAAGGCGGACGTTCGGATTGACAGCGGCGTCTGTGACAGTGGGGTGGAGCTTTCCACAGCGTAA
- the LOC117769194 gene encoding ubiquitin-conjugating enzyme E2 D2-like isoform X2, with amino-acid sequence MALKRISKELTDLSRDPPAQCSAGPVGEDMFHWQATIMGPTDSPYQGGVFFLTIHFPTDYPFKPPKVAFTTRIYHPNINSNGSICLDILRSQWSPALTISKVLLSICSLLCDPNPDDPLVPEIARIYKTDPVRYNKTAQDWTNKYAM; translated from the exons ATGGCGTTAAAACGAATCTCCAAG gaGCTCACTGATCTGTCCAGAGATCCTCCGGCTCAGTGCTCGGCCGGACCCGTCGGCGAAGACA tgtttcATTGGCAAGCTACTATAATGGGGCCT acTGACAGTCCGTACCAGGGGGGAGTATTTTTCCTCACTATTCATTTCCCTACAGATTATCCCTTCAAACCACCCAAG GTCGCCTTCACAACCAGAATCTATCACCCAAACATTAACAGTAACGGCAGCATCTGCTTGGATATATTGAGATCACAGTGGTCTCCAGCATTAACAATCTCTAAAG TCCTTTTGTCCATTTGTTCTCTGTTATGTGACCCGAACCCTGACGACCCGCTAGTGCCAGAGATCGCCCGCATCTACAAAACAGACCCTGTTAG GTACAACAAGACAGCTCAGGACTGGACGAATAAATACGCCATGTGA
- the LOC117769194 gene encoding ubiquitin-conjugating enzyme E2 D2-like isoform X1, whose amino-acid sequence MALKRISKELTDLSRDPPAQCSAGPVGEDMFHWQATIMGPTDSPYQGGVFFLTIHFPTDYPFKPPKVAFTTRIYHPNINSNGSICLDILRSQWSPALTISKVLLSICSLLCDPNPDDPLVPEIARIYKTDPVRYNRLAREWTEKYAML is encoded by the exons ATGGCGTTAAAACGAATCTCCAAG gaGCTCACTGATCTGTCCAGAGATCCTCCGGCTCAGTGCTCGGCCGGACCCGTCGGCGAAGACA tgtttcATTGGCAAGCTACTATAATGGGGCCT acTGACAGTCCGTACCAGGGGGGAGTATTTTTCCTCACTATTCATTTCCCTACAGATTATCCCTTCAAACCACCCAAG GTCGCCTTCACAACCAGAATCTATCACCCAAACATTAACAGTAACGGCAGCATCTGCTTGGATATATTGAGATCACAGTGGTCTCCAGCATTAACAATCTCTAAAG TCCTTTTGTCCATTTGTTCTCTGTTATGTGACCCGAACCCTGACGACCCGCTAGTGCCAGAGATCGCCCGCATCTACAAAACAGACCCTGTTAG GTATAACAGACTAGCCAGGGAGTGGACAGAGAAGTACGCCATGCTGTGA
- the LOC117769194 gene encoding ubiquitin-conjugating enzyme E2 D2-like isoform X4 yields MFHWQATIMGPTDSPYQGGVFFLTIHFPTDYPFKPPKVAFTTRIYHPNINSNGSICLDILRSQWSPALTISKVLLSICSLLCDPNPDDPLVPEIARIYKTDPVRYNRLAREWTEKYAML; encoded by the exons A tgtttcATTGGCAAGCTACTATAATGGGGCCT acTGACAGTCCGTACCAGGGGGGAGTATTTTTCCTCACTATTCATTTCCCTACAGATTATCCCTTCAAACCACCCAAG GTCGCCTTCACAACCAGAATCTATCACCCAAACATTAACAGTAACGGCAGCATCTGCTTGGATATATTGAGATCACAGTGGTCTCCAGCATTAACAATCTCTAAAG TCCTTTTGTCCATTTGTTCTCTGTTATGTGACCCGAACCCTGACGACCCGCTAGTGCCAGAGATCGCCCGCATCTACAAAACAGACCCTGTTAG GTATAACAGACTAGCCAGGGAGTGGACAGAGAAGTACGCCATGCTGTGA
- the LOC117769194 gene encoding ubiquitin-conjugating enzyme E2 D2-like isoform X3 has translation MSHDTETCFINPLFVFPAVFHWQATIMGPTDSPYQGGVFFLTIHFPTDYPFKPPKVAFTTRIYHPNINSNGSICLDILRSQWSPALTISKVLLSICSLLCDPNPDDPLVPEIARIYKTDPVRYNRLAREWTEKYAML, from the exons atgtcacatgacaca gaaaCATGCTTCATTAaccctctttttgtttttcctgcagtgtttcATTGGCAAGCTACTATAATGGGGCCT acTGACAGTCCGTACCAGGGGGGAGTATTTTTCCTCACTATTCATTTCCCTACAGATTATCCCTTCAAACCACCCAAG GTCGCCTTCACAACCAGAATCTATCACCCAAACATTAACAGTAACGGCAGCATCTGCTTGGATATATTGAGATCACAGTGGTCTCCAGCATTAACAATCTCTAAAG TCCTTTTGTCCATTTGTTCTCTGTTATGTGACCCGAACCCTGACGACCCGCTAGTGCCAGAGATCGCCCGCATCTACAAAACAGACCCTGTTAG GTATAACAGACTAGCCAGGGAGTGGACAGAGAAGTACGCCATGCTGTGA